In a genomic window of Methylovirgula sp. 4M-Z18:
- a CDS encoding RBBP9/YdeN family alpha/beta hydrolase produces the protein MRTSDADILIIPGWGGSGPDHWQSRWQQKLKTAQRVEQGDWDLPHQEEWTQKLIDTAKACTRPVVLVAHSLGVLVVTHAVPRLPDNVIGAFLVAPPDLRGTWVREVLPDAMVFDPTPHGKIPFHAHLIASSNDPYCTLAAAEHMATSWGATFANAGEAGHINTESGHGPWPEGLMSFGGFLGRL, from the coding sequence ATGCGCACATCGGACGCCGACATTCTCATCATCCCCGGCTGGGGCGGTTCGGGCCCCGACCATTGGCAGAGCCGCTGGCAGCAGAAATTGAAGACGGCGCAGCGCGTCGAGCAGGGCGACTGGGACCTGCCGCATCAGGAAGAATGGACGCAAAAGCTGATCGACACAGCCAAGGCCTGCACGCGCCCCGTCGTGCTCGTGGCCCATTCGCTTGGCGTGCTGGTCGTCACCCATGCGGTGCCGCGCCTGCCGGACAATGTGATCGGCGCCTTTCTCGTCGCGCCGCCGGACTTGCGTGGCACCTGGGTGCGCGAGGTGCTGCCCGACGCCATGGTCTTTGACCCGACACCGCACGGGAAAATCCCCTTCCACGCCCACCTCATCGCCAGCAGCAACGACCCGTACTGCACGCTCGCCGCCGCCGAGCACATGGCCACAAGCTGGGGCGCGACCTTCGCCAATGCCGGCGAGGCCGGGCATATCAACACCGAGTCAGGCCACGGTCCGTGGCCGGAGGGGCTGATGAGCTTCGGCGGTTTTTTGGGGCGGCTGTAA
- the rpsD gene encoding 30S ribosomal protein S4 has protein sequence MSKRANAKYKIDRRLGQNIWGRPKSPVNKREYGPGQHGQRRKGKLSDFGTQLKAKQKLKGYYGNISEKQFRAYYAEAIRLRGDSGANLIGLLERRLDAVIYRAKFVPTVFAARQFVNHGHVKVNGKRVNIPSYLVKVGDVIEVKESSRQLNLVIEAVALAERDVPDYFEVDHSKMTAKMTRVPGLTDVPYPVQMEPNLVVEFYSR, from the coding sequence ATGTCGAAGCGCGCAAATGCGAAATACAAGATTGACCGCCGCTTGGGTCAGAATATCTGGGGCCGTCCGAAAAGCCCTGTCAACAAGCGTGAATACGGCCCGGGCCAGCACGGCCAGCGCCGCAAGGGCAAGCTGTCGGACTTCGGCACTCAGCTGAAGGCCAAGCAGAAGCTCAAGGGCTATTACGGCAACATTTCCGAGAAGCAGTTCCGCGCCTATTACGCGGAAGCGATTCGTCTGCGTGGCGACTCGGGTGCGAACCTCATCGGCCTCCTGGAGCGCCGTCTCGATGCGGTGATCTATCGCGCGAAATTCGTGCCGACCGTGTTCGCCGCCCGCCAGTTCGTCAACCATGGCCATGTCAAGGTGAACGGCAAGCGCGTCAACATTCCGAGCTATCTCGTGAAGGTCGGCGACGTGATCGAGGTGAAGGAATCCTCGCGCCAGCTCAACCTGGTGATCGAAGCCGTGGCTTTGGCCGAGCGCGACGTGCCGGATTATTTCGAGGTCGACCATTCCAAGATGACCGCGAAAATGACCCGCGTCCCCGGCCTCACCGACGTGCCGTATCCGGTGCAGATGGAGCCGAATCTGGTGGTCGAGTTCTACTCGCGCTAA
- a CDS encoding class I SAM-dependent methyltransferase produces MPTDASPGHEKNADQIAYWNGPSGQRWTDRQPVQDLLLAPVSDILIARAGAERGERVLDIGCGCGATTLALAELVAPGGSVLGVDISEPMLARARQRTPAGVPADYALADATVHAFDPGRFDLLVSRFGVMFFAEPALSFANMRRALRPAARIVFACWRQPRENPWMMVPLQAVYAHVPKLPQLGPEDPGPFSFATEERVRRILGEAGFSDITMEPHDVSLDLAIGRGLDAATDSALEIGPASRALEGHGPDVRAAAKASVREALAPFVRGETVPLAGAIWIVTARA; encoded by the coding sequence ATGCCGACGGATGCATCGCCCGGGCACGAAAAGAACGCCGACCAGATCGCCTATTGGAACGGGCCGAGCGGCCAGCGCTGGACCGACCGGCAGCCGGTGCAGGACCTTCTGCTCGCGCCGGTCTCGGATATCCTGATCGCGCGCGCCGGCGCTGAGCGGGGTGAGCGGGTTCTCGATATCGGCTGCGGCTGCGGCGCAACGACGCTCGCGCTCGCCGAACTGGTTGCGCCCGGCGGCTCCGTCCTTGGCGTCGACATTTCCGAACCGATGCTCGCCCGCGCGCGGCAGCGCACGCCGGCGGGCGTACCGGCGGATTATGCGCTCGCCGATGCCACCGTGCACGCCTTCGATCCGGGCCGTTTCGACCTCCTGGTCTCGCGCTTTGGCGTGATGTTTTTCGCCGAGCCGGCATTGTCCTTCGCCAATATGCGCCGGGCGCTGCGGCCCGCGGCGCGCATCGTCTTTGCCTGCTGGCGCCAGCCGCGCGAGAATCCGTGGATGATGGTGCCGCTGCAGGCCGTCTATGCGCATGTTCCGAAACTGCCGCAGCTCGGGCCGGAGGATCCCGGGCCTTTCTCTTTCGCGACGGAGGAGCGGGTGCGGCGGATTCTCGGCGAGGCGGGATTTTCCGATATCACGATGGAGCCGCACGACGTGTCGCTCGATCTCGCGATCGGGCGCGGGCTCGATGCCGCGACCGATAGCGCCCTGGAGATCGGGCCTGCCAGCCGGGCGCTGGAAGGACACGGGCCGGATGTGCGCGCCGCCGCCAAAGCTTCGGTCCGCGAGGCGCTCGCGCCGTTCGTGCGCGGCGAAACTGTGCCGCTGGCCGGGGCGATCTGGATCGTTACCGCGCGGGCGTGA
- the purB gene encoding adenylosuccinate lyase yields the protein MIPRYSRPDMVAIWEPQTRFKIWFEIEAHACDALAELGVIPKESAKAIWEKAGNVTFDVARIDEIERVTKHDVIAFLTHLAEFIGPDSRFVHQGMTSSDVLDTCLAVQLKRAADLLLKDIDALLAAIKRRAFEYKMTPTIGRSHGIHAEPVTFGLKMAEAYAEFTRCRARLVAARDDVATCAISGAVGTFANIDPYVEEHVAEKLGLTVEPVSTQVIPRDRHAMFFATLGVIASCIERVAIEIRHLQRTEVLEAEEYFSEGQKGSSAMPHKRNPVLTENLTGLARLVRGMVTPALENVALWHERDISHSSVERMIGPDATVTLDFALARLTNVIDKLLVYPANMQKNLDRLGGLVHSQRVLLALTQKGVSREDAYKYVQRNAMPVWRGEGDFLTLLKKDADVTAKLSDAELEELFDLGYHLKHVDTIFNRVFGEA from the coding sequence ATGATCCCCCGCTATTCCCGCCCCGATATGGTTGCAATCTGGGAGCCGCAGACGCGGTTCAAGATCTGGTTCGAGATCGAGGCGCATGCCTGTGACGCGCTCGCCGAACTCGGCGTGATCCCGAAGGAAAGCGCCAAGGCGATTTGGGAAAAGGCCGGCAATGTCACCTTCGACGTCGCGCGGATCGACGAGATCGAGCGCGTCACCAAGCATGACGTCATCGCCTTTCTGACCCATCTCGCCGAATTCATCGGGCCGGATTCGCGCTTCGTGCACCAGGGCATGACTTCGTCCGACGTGCTCGACACCTGCCTCGCGGTGCAGTTGAAGCGCGCCGCCGATCTGCTGCTCAAGGACATCGACGCGCTGCTCGCCGCCATCAAGCGCCGCGCCTTCGAATATAAGATGACGCCGACCATCGGCCGCTCGCATGGCATTCACGCCGAGCCCGTGACCTTCGGTTTGAAAATGGCCGAGGCCTATGCCGAATTCACCCGCTGCCGTGCGCGGCTCGTCGCGGCGCGCGACGATGTCGCGACCTGCGCCATTTCGGGCGCGGTCGGCACATTCGCGAATATCGATCCCTATGTGGAAGAGCATGTGGCGGAGAAGCTTGGCCTCACCGTCGAGCCCGTGTCGACGCAAGTCATCCCGCGCGACCGCCATGCGATGTTCTTCGCGACGCTCGGCGTCATCGCCTCGTGCATCGAGCGCGTCGCCATCGAGATCCGTCATTTGCAGCGCACCGAAGTGCTGGAGGCCGAGGAATATTTCTCGGAAGGCCAGAAGGGCTCGTCGGCCATGCCGCACAAGCGCAATCCGGTGCTCACCGAAAATCTCACCGGCCTCGCGCGCCTGGTGCGCGGCATGGTCACGCCGGCGTTGGAGAATGTCGCGCTGTGGCACGAGCGCGATATTTCGCATTCCTCGGTCGAGCGCATGATCGGCCCCGACGCGACGGTGACGCTCGATTTTGCGCTCGCGCGTCTCACCAATGTGATCGACAAATTGCTCGTCTATCCGGCGAACATGCAGAAGAATCTCGACCGCCTCGGCGGCCTCGTGCATTCGCAGCGCGTGCTGCTCGCGTTGACGCAAAAGGGCGTCTCGCGCGAGGACGCCTACAAATACGTGCAGCGCAACGCCATGCCAGTCTGGCGCGGCGAAGGCGATTTCCTCACGCTGCTCAAGAAGGACGCGGACGTCACGGCGAAACTGTCGGATGCCGAGCTCGAAGAGCTGTTCGATCTTGGCTATCACCTGAAGCACGTCGATACGATTTTCAACCGCGTGTTCGGGGAAGCGTGA
- a CDS encoding cytochrome c biogenesis CcdA family protein: MTHDITLPAAALAGLLSFLSPCVLPLVPPYLCFLAGTTLEDLAEHGEAEARKDAVLAGVLFVFGFSTVFTALGAAAFGFQALVGPYLYWLGFAAGVFLIVAGLHFLGLFRVALLYREARFQTAHAPGLWSAYVMGLTFAFGWAPCIGPILVGILSIAASEATAWHGALLLGVYSLGLGVPFVLAACAMGPFVSFLKRFRAHFGLVEKVVGGLLVVTGIAFLTGGMQSMSQWLLQTFPALSALG; this comes from the coding sequence ATGACGCATGACATTACGTTGCCGGCGGCGGCGCTGGCGGGGCTCCTCTCCTTCCTGAGCCCGTGCGTGCTGCCGCTCGTGCCGCCCTATTTGTGCTTTCTTGCCGGCACCACGCTCGAGGATCTCGCGGAGCACGGCGAGGCCGAAGCGCGCAAGGACGCGGTGCTCGCCGGCGTGCTGTTCGTCTTCGGCTTCTCGACGGTGTTCACCGCGCTCGGCGCTGCCGCCTTCGGCTTTCAGGCGCTCGTCGGCCCCTATCTCTATTGGCTCGGCTTTGCGGCAGGCGTGTTTCTGATCGTCGCGGGCCTGCATTTTCTCGGCCTGTTCCGCGTCGCGCTCTTGTACCGCGAGGCGCGATTCCAGACCGCGCATGCGCCGGGCTTGTGGAGCGCCTATGTTATGGGCCTGACCTTCGCCTTCGGCTGGGCGCCGTGCATCGGGCCGATCCTGGTCGGGATTTTGAGCATTGCGGCGTCCGAGGCGACGGCATGGCACGGTGCGTTGCTGTTGGGCGTCTATTCCCTGGGACTCGGCGTACCGTTTGTGCTCGCCGCGTGCGCGATGGGGCCGTTCGTCTCTTTCCTCAAGCGCTTCCGCGCCCATTTCGGCCTGGTCGAGAAGGTGGTCGGGGGCCTGCTGGTCGTCACCGGCATCGCCTTCCTGACCGGGGGCATGCAGAGCATGTCGCAATGGCTGCTGCAGACGTTTCCGGCGCTGAGCGCATTGGGATAG
- a CDS encoding MFS transporter, producing MSTERRFSPTGSLVWGLAASQLFGWATLYYAFTLFVQPMRQELGWSDTALNGALTFGLFIGDLAAIPIGRWVDRRGGHAIMTAGAALGALALVLWSGVHHLVSFYAIWGLIGLAQASSLINPAMTVVTANVTDYRRAITYVSFVTGLASSLAWPMANQLIAAFGWRPALLALAIVQIAVPLLVNAIVLRGTRGTRVDHEPMPLGSDAGRASPLRQVMRLPAFWTFALAFSIYWFVSAGTTIHMLPILRERGIAQDTAVVLVSLYGPAQVFGRMALFVLVPDFSARSTGRIMFPLWAFTLLLLLVIKPLGLSGLIIFSMLFGSTMGTLLILRQTGVVEIFGARGYGTITGALSTVSILPRTTAPWIFALMRDSFGGYDGVIAIMFVLTAIGCVAYWSATRAAQDGAAA from the coding sequence ATGTCCACGGAACGCCGTTTTTCACCGACGGGTTCGCTCGTCTGGGGCCTTGCCGCGAGTCAGCTCTTCGGCTGGGCAACGCTGTATTACGCCTTTACCCTCTTCGTGCAGCCGATGCGGCAGGAGCTTGGCTGGAGCGATACGGCGCTGAACGGTGCGCTCACCTTCGGCCTGTTCATCGGCGATCTCGCCGCGATCCCGATCGGCCGCTGGGTCGACCGGCGCGGCGGCCATGCCATCATGACGGCAGGGGCGGCCCTTGGCGCGCTGGCGCTGGTCCTGTGGAGCGGCGTGCATCATCTTGTGTCGTTTTACGCGATCTGGGGCTTGATCGGGCTGGCGCAGGCAAGTTCGCTGATCAATCCGGCGATGACGGTGGTGACCGCCAATGTCACGGATTACCGCCGCGCGATCACCTATGTGTCCTTCGTGACGGGCCTTGCCTCGAGTCTTGCCTGGCCGATGGCCAATCAGCTCATTGCGGCCTTCGGCTGGCGCCCTGCGCTCCTGGCACTTGCTATCGTGCAGATCGCAGTTCCCCTGCTCGTCAACGCCATCGTCCTGCGCGGCACCAGAGGCACGCGTGTCGACCATGAGCCGATGCCGCTCGGCAGCGATGCAGGCCGCGCCTCGCCCTTGCGGCAGGTGATGCGGCTGCCGGCCTTCTGGACTTTCGCGCTCGCCTTCAGCATCTACTGGTTCGTCTCGGCGGGAACCACCATTCACATGCTGCCGATCTTGCGGGAGCGCGGCATCGCGCAAGACACGGCGGTGGTGCTCGTCTCGCTGTACGGGCCGGCGCAGGTCTTCGGCCGCATGGCGCTGTTCGTGCTGGTGCCCGATTTCTCGGCCCGCAGCACCGGGCGGATTATGTTTCCGCTGTGGGCCTTCACGCTGCTCCTGCTGCTGGTGATCAAGCCGCTCGGCCTCTCCGGCCTGATTATTTTTTCCATGCTGTTCGGTTCGACCATGGGCACGCTGCTGATCCTGCGCCAGACCGGCGTCGTCGAAATCTTCGGCGCGCGGGGCTATGGTACGATCACCGGCGCGCTCTCGACGGTCTCGATCCTCCCGCGCACCACCGCGCCATGGATCTTCGCGCTGATGCGCGACAGTTTCGGCGGCTATGACGGGGTGATTGCCATCATGTTCGTGCTGACGGCGATCGGCTGCGTCGCCTATTGGAGCGCGACGCGGGCGGCGCAGGATGGCGCTGCGGCCTGA
- a CDS encoding glutathione S-transferase family protein — translation MKLHVFPGSPRARKALTVAYHLDLPIEVAAMDPRTGAHKQPEFLKLNPNGRIPVLEEDDFALWESNAIIQHLAEKKPGVLTPTDAKGRIQMAQWLAWDLAHWDSAWVMVIFETVVKQFLGRGEPDPARLKEGRERLDMAAKVLDGQLANNEFVLGDKLTVVDFALAAPLSFAAMCQVSLEPYPHIARWFRRIEATEAWQKVPGLPVAA, via the coding sequence ATGAAATTGCATGTTTTTCCCGGTTCGCCCCGCGCCCGCAAGGCGCTCACGGTAGCCTATCATCTCGATCTGCCGATCGAGGTTGCCGCGATGGATCCGCGCACCGGCGCGCACAAGCAACCCGAATTCCTGAAGCTCAATCCCAACGGCAGGATCCCGGTGCTGGAGGAGGACGATTTCGCCCTTTGGGAATCCAACGCCATCATTCAGCATCTTGCCGAGAAGAAGCCCGGCGTCCTGACCCCGACCGATGCCAAGGGGCGGATCCAGATGGCGCAGTGGCTCGCCTGGGACCTCGCCCATTGGGATTCGGCCTGGGTGATGGTGATCTTCGAGACGGTCGTGAAGCAATTCTTGGGAAGAGGGGAGCCCGATCCGGCACGGCTCAAGGAGGGCCGCGAGCGGCTCGACATGGCCGCCAAAGTGCTGGACGGCCAGCTCGCGAACAACGAGTTCGTGCTGGGCGATAAATTGACCGTGGTCGATTTCGCCCTCGCGGCGCCGCTGTCCTTTGCCGCCATGTGCCAGGTTTCGCTCGAGCCTTATCCGCATATTGCCCGCTGGTTCCGCCGCATCGAGGCGACGGAAGCCTGGCAGAAAGTGCCGGGGCTGCCGGTTGCGGCCTAG
- a CDS encoding metallophosphoesterase family protein, which yields MRIAVVADIHGNLRALEAVIADIKEMAPDLIVNLGDCVAGPLEPRECADLLMDLKWPTVRGNHDRYMDDMPRQEMLPMDGIARDALDPHHIDWLKNLPLTLDLAPEVLAFHAHPEQDDRLLLERPDATNFLLRHPDEIAQDLGPTAARVLLCGHTHLPRCVALSDGRIVFNPGSVGYQACDLGIPGHAIVQSGSPHARYGVIDRAQRGWTFSHRSVVYDWHAASARARSLGCDDWAYGVLHGTMPRIRGQWS from the coding sequence ATGCGGATCGCTGTCGTCGCCGATATTCACGGGAACTTGCGCGCGCTCGAAGCGGTCATTGCCGACATCAAGGAGATGGCGCCGGATCTCATCGTCAACTTAGGCGATTGCGTCGCCGGGCCGCTTGAGCCGCGCGAATGCGCCGATCTCCTGATGGACCTGAAATGGCCGACCGTGCGCGGCAATCACGACCGCTACATGGACGACATGCCGCGGCAGGAGATGCTTCCGATGGATGGGATCGCGCGCGATGCGCTCGATCCGCATCACATCGACTGGCTGAAGAATTTGCCGCTCACGCTCGACCTGGCGCCTGAGGTCCTCGCGTTTCATGCGCATCCCGAGCAGGACGACCGGCTGTTGTTGGAACGGCCAGACGCGACGAATTTCTTGCTCCGCCATCCCGACGAGATTGCGCAAGATCTCGGCCCGACCGCGGCGCGCGTCCTGTTGTGCGGCCATACCCATCTGCCGCGCTGCGTCGCCTTGAGCGACGGCCGCATCGTGTTCAATCCGGGCAGCGTCGGCTATCAGGCGTGCGATCTCGGCATCCCCGGACATGCCATCGTGCAAAGCGGCAGCCCGCATGCGCGCTACGGCGTCATTGACCGCGCCCAGCGCGGCTGGACCTTCTCGCATCGCTCCGTCGTCTATGACTGGCACGCCGCATCGGCCCGCGCGCGCAGCCTCGGCTGCGACGATTGGGCCTACGGCGTCCTGCACGGCACGATGCCGCGCATCCGCGGGCAATGGAGTTGA
- a CDS encoding P1 family peptidase, translated as MRNLITDIAGIVVGNAGDAALASGVTALIFETPAVASIAIHGGAPGVRDAALLEPEMTVAAVDALVLSGGSAFGLDAMGGVQAHLRALGRGLAVGEARVPIVPGAILFDLTNGGDKAWGMRPPYWDLGLAAARAAAADFALGSVGAGLGARVAGLKGGLGSASARTSAGFTVGALAAVNALGQATIGSSKHFWAAPYEQGAEFGGHGPPHPFPADALAMRLKSDAPENTTIAIVATDAKLTKAQAKRLAVQAQDGMALALRPAHAVLDGDVVFAAATGAREVEPSLRDLTEIGLIAAECLARAIARGVFSATALPFPGALPDWRGKYG; from the coding sequence ATGAGAAATCTGATTACCGACATCGCCGGCATCGTGGTCGGCAACGCCGGCGATGCGGCGCTTGCCTCGGGCGTGACCGCGCTGATCTTCGAGACACCAGCTGTTGCGTCGATCGCGATTCACGGCGGCGCGCCGGGCGTACGTGACGCCGCGCTGCTCGAACCGGAGATGACGGTCGCCGCCGTCGACGCGCTGGTGCTGTCCGGCGGCTCGGCTTTCGGCCTCGACGCGATGGGCGGCGTCCAGGCGCATCTGCGTGCGCTCGGGCGCGGCCTCGCCGTGGGCGAGGCGCGCGTGCCGATCGTGCCGGGCGCGATCCTGTTCGATCTCACCAACGGCGGCGACAAAGCCTGGGGGATGCGACCGCCCTATTGGGATCTTGGTCTTGCCGCCGCCCGCGCCGCCGCAGCGGACTTTGCCCTTGGCAGTGTCGGCGCGGGTCTCGGCGCGCGGGTCGCCGGCCTCAAGGGCGGCCTCGGCTCGGCGAGCGCGCGGACCAGCGCCGGCTTCACGGTTGGTGCGTTGGCCGCGGTCAATGCCCTCGGCCAGGCGACGATCGGATCGTCCAAACATTTCTGGGCCGCACCCTATGAGCAGGGCGCCGAGTTCGGCGGCCACGGCCCGCCACATCCCTTCCCCGCCGACGCGCTGGCGATGCGCCTGAAGAGCGACGCGCCTGAGAACACGACGATCGCCATCGTGGCGACCGATGCCAAACTCACCAAGGCGCAAGCCAAAAGGCTCGCCGTGCAGGCGCAGGACGGGATGGCGCTGGCGCTGCGTCCCGCCCATGCCGTGCTCGACGGCGACGTGGTGTTCGCGGCCGCGACCGGCGCGCGCGAGGTCGAGCCGAGTTTGCGCGACCTCACCGAGATCGGCCTGATCGCCGCCGAATGCCTCGCCCGCGCCATTGCCCGCGGCGTCTTTAGCGCAACGGCGCTTCCTTTCCCGGGCGCCCTGCCCGATTGGCGCGGCAAATACGGCTAG
- a CDS encoding NAD(P)/FAD-dependent oxidoreductase, with protein MTFKADVAVLGAGMVGVSTALHLQAKGRSVVLIDRNGEAGEETSYGNAGIIERSSIFPYMFPRNFNLLRKYALNALPEAHYHVAAVPKFLPWLVRYFGNSSHEMSWQIAMASRPLIENCLVEHKALMAQAGAEHLLRDVGWLKVFRTQRSMDQGVAEVARLKPFGINYRILDAASVRALEPHLDASVIGGIHLLDPGFVPDPGALVKAYAALFEQRGGDFVKGDARTLGQDADGWGIDTEDGRLHARDAVIALGPWSDDVFKPLGYKLPLSIKRGYHLHFTAQGGATLNRPIYDADGGYVLAPMTRGIRLTTGAEFAARDAEPTPVQIEMTEPAARKLFPLEHQIEDVPWMGRRPCMPDMLPVIGRAPKHSGLWFNFGHQHHGFTLGPVSGRLLAEMITGEKPFTDPMPYAAERFG; from the coding sequence ATGACGTTCAAGGCGGATGTCGCGGTATTGGGAGCCGGTATGGTCGGGGTTTCCACCGCGCTGCATTTGCAGGCGAAGGGCCGGTCGGTGGTTCTGATCGACCGGAACGGCGAGGCGGGGGAAGAGACGAGCTACGGCAATGCCGGGATCATCGAGCGCTCGTCGATCTTCCCCTATATGTTTCCGCGCAATTTCAACCTCTTGCGCAAATACGCCCTCAATGCGCTGCCCGAGGCGCACTACCATGTGGCGGCAGTGCCGAAATTCCTGCCCTGGCTGGTCCGCTATTTCGGCAATTCCTCGCACGAAATGTCCTGGCAGATCGCCATGGCGTCGCGGCCGCTGATCGAGAATTGCCTCGTCGAGCACAAAGCCCTGATGGCACAGGCCGGCGCGGAGCACCTCCTGCGCGACGTCGGCTGGCTGAAAGTGTTCCGTACGCAGCGCTCGATGGACCAGGGCGTGGCGGAAGTTGCGCGCCTCAAGCCGTTCGGCATCAACTATCGCATCCTCGATGCTGCAAGCGTGCGCGCTTTGGAGCCGCATCTCGATGCAAGCGTGATCGGCGGCATCCATTTGCTCGATCCCGGCTTCGTGCCCGATCCAGGCGCGCTGGTGAAGGCCTATGCCGCTTTGTTCGAGCAGCGCGGCGGCGATTTCGTCAAGGGCGATGCGCGGACCTTAGGCCAGGACGCGGACGGATGGGGCATCGACACGGAAGATGGCCGTCTGCATGCGCGCGACGCGGTGATCGCGCTCGGGCCCTGGTCGGACGACGTGTTCAAGCCGCTCGGCTACAAACTCCCGCTGTCGATCAAGCGCGGCTATCACCTGCATTTCACCGCGCAGGGTGGCGCGACACTCAATCGCCCGATCTATGACGCCGACGGCGGCTATGTCCTCGCGCCGATGACGCGCGGTATCCGCCTGACCACGGGCGCCGAATTTGCGGCCCGCGACGCCGAGCCGACGCCGGTGCAGATCGAAATGACCGAGCCCGCGGCGCGCAAATTGTTCCCGCTCGAGCACCAGATCGAGGATGTGCCCTGGATGGGGCGCCGGCCGTGCATGCCCGACATGCTGCCGGTCATCGGCCGCGCGCCGAAACATTCCGGCCTGTGGTTCAATTTCGGCCATCAGCATCACGGCTTCACGCTCGGGCCCGTCTCGGGCCGGCTGCTGGCCGAGATGATCACCGGCGAGAAACCCTTCACCGATCCCATGCCCTACGCCGCCGAACGTTTCGGTTAA
- the rpe gene encoding ribulose-phosphate 3-epimerase, whose protein sequence is MRPLVILPSILASDFAQLGAEVQAVVEAGADMIHIDVMDGHFVPNITFGPDVVRAIRPVTDRMFDTHLMISPADPYLEAFAKAGSDRITVHAEAGPHLHRSLQAIRALGKRAGVALNPGTSETAIAHVLDMVDLVLVMTVNPGFGGQKFLASQLDKIRAVKAMIAGREIEIEVDGGITAETAAQVAVAGANYLVAGSSVFKGGAKAYAANIAAIREAAMRARGEKA, encoded by the coding sequence ATGCGTCCCCTCGTCATTCTGCCGTCCATCCTGGCCAGCGATTTCGCCCAGCTTGGCGCCGAGGTTCAGGCCGTGGTCGAGGCTGGTGCCGACATGATCCATATCGATGTGATGGACGGGCATTTCGTGCCCAATATCACCTTCGGACCGGATGTGGTGCGCGCGATCCGCCCGGTTACCGACCGGATGTTCGACACCCATCTGATGATTTCCCCGGCCGACCCCTATCTGGAAGCTTTCGCCAAAGCCGGCAGCGATCGCATCACCGTGCATGCCGAGGCCGGCCCGCATCTGCACCGCTCGCTGCAGGCGATTCGCGCGCTCGGCAAGCGGGCCGGCGTCGCGCTCAATCCGGGCACGTCGGAGACCGCCATCGCCCATGTACTCGACATGGTCGATCTGGTGCTGGTGATGACGGTCAATCCCGGCTTCGGCGGCCAGAAGTTCTTGGCGTCGCAGCTCGACAAGATCCGCGCGGTCAAGGCGATGATCGCCGGCCGCGAGATCGAGATCGAGGTCGACGGCGGCATCACGGCGGAGACCGCAGCGCAGGTGGCGGTGGCCGGCGCGAATTACCTTGTGGCCGGCTCGTCGGTGTTCAAAGGCGGCGCGAAAGCCTATGCGGCAAATATCGCCGCCATCCGCGAAGCAGCGATGCGGGCGCGCGGCGAGAAAGCCTGA
- a CDS encoding DUF899 domain-containing protein, which produces MTDHPIVSREEWDAQRRQLLAEEKQFTKLRDTLSAKRRAMPWVRIEKSYVFDGPRGPVRLTHLFGRHKQLIIQHLMFAPEWESPCKSCSFWADSITSTLPHLANRDTGFAAVSRAPIAKLTSTAERLGWGFPWVSSEKSDFNYDFGVSFRREDFDAGPVTYNYRETPLRMTDLPGFSTFFKDADGTLYHTYSCYARGLDMLNPTYQFLDLTAMGRHEDGPHPMAWVRLHDEYEQA; this is translated from the coding sequence ATGACGGACCACCCGATCGTGTCGCGCGAGGAATGGGACGCGCAACGCCGGCAATTGTTGGCGGAAGAAAAGCAATTCACCAAGCTGCGCGATACGCTCAGCGCCAAGCGGCGAGCCATGCCGTGGGTGCGGATCGAGAAATCTTACGTGTTCGACGGACCGCGCGGGCCGGTGAGGCTCACGCATCTGTTTGGCCGGCACAAACAGCTCATCATCCAGCATCTGATGTTCGCGCCCGAATGGGAAAGCCCGTGCAAATCCTGTTCGTTCTGGGCCGACAGCATCACGAGCACGCTGCCCCATCTCGCCAATCGCGACACGGGCTTCGCCGCTGTCTCGCGTGCGCCGATCGCCAAGCTGACCTCGACCGCAGAGCGCCTCGGCTGGGGCTTTCCCTGGGTCTCCTCGGAGAAGAGCGATTTCAATTACGACTTCGGCGTCTCCTTCCGGCGCGAGGATTTCGACGCCGGCCCGGTCACCTACAATTATCGGGAAACGCCTTTGAGAATGACCGACCTGCCGGGGTTCAGCACCTTCTTCAAGGATGCGGACGGCACGCTCTACCACACCTATTCGTGCTATGCGCGCGGCCTCGACATGCTCAATCCGACCTATCAATTCCTCGACCTGACGGCCATGGGCCGGCACGAGGATGGTCCCCATCCTATGGCCTGGGTCCGCCTCCACGACGAATACGAGCAGGCCTGA